One segment of Curtobacterium poinsettiae DNA contains the following:
- a CDS encoding SDR family oxidoreductase, which yields MTDQRVLWVTGGGSGMGAASAEAAACDGWTVVLSGRRAERLEQVARTIRAAGGTADVLPLDANEPDAVAAARDTVLERHGRLDGLVLAAGLNAPRRRWDDQSLTDFRAIVDTNLTAVVTMVDAALPALRAAGGVVVVVSSYAGWSFQPGAGVAYSASKSALASVARTLNQQEAAHGVRATHLCPGDVATDFLDQRPEVPDAAARQRMLRPEDVGRTVAFVLGVPEHVRIDELVLSPVSQR from the coding sequence ATGACGGATCAGCGTGTGCTCTGGGTCACGGGTGGGGGCAGCGGCATGGGGGCCGCGAGCGCCGAGGCAGCGGCGTGTGACGGCTGGACCGTGGTGCTCAGCGGGCGCCGTGCCGAGCGGCTCGAGCAGGTCGCACGCACGATCCGAGCCGCCGGGGGAACCGCGGACGTCCTGCCCCTCGACGCGAACGAGCCCGACGCCGTCGCAGCCGCGCGGGACACCGTGCTCGAGCGGCACGGGCGGCTCGACGGGCTCGTGCTGGCGGCCGGGCTCAACGCCCCGCGACGCCGGTGGGACGACCAGTCGCTCACCGACTTCCGCGCGATCGTGGACACGAACCTCACCGCCGTCGTCACGATGGTGGACGCCGCGCTGCCGGCTCTCCGCGCGGCCGGAGGCGTGGTCGTGGTCGTGTCGTCGTACGCCGGGTGGTCCTTCCAACCGGGCGCGGGTGTCGCGTACTCGGCGAGCAAGTCCGCGCTCGCGTCGGTCGCACGGACGCTCAACCAGCAGGAGGCCGCGCACGGCGTGCGCGCCACCCACCTGTGCCCGGGCGACGTGGCGACCGACTTCCTCGACCAGCGGCCAGAGGTCCCCGACGCGGCCGCCCGGCAGCGGATGCTCCGACCGGAGGACGTCGGGCGGACGGTCGCCTTCGTGCTCGGGGTGCCGGAGCACGTGCGCATCGACGAACTCGTGCTGTCGCCGGTCTCGCAGCGGTGA